Proteins found in one Deltaproteobacteria bacterium genomic segment:
- a CDS encoding substrate-binding domain-containing protein — MVTRRILSGLSISAALSVLLSVTAASAQEHVRLSTTTSTENSGLLAAILPTFEQRFHLKVDVIAVGSGKALKLAENGDVDVVLSHAPELEDAFVKAGFGVNRREVMYNDFIIVGPPSDPAKLRGSSGAVDAFKQIAAAQATFISRGDESGTHQKEKDLWKAVGIIPSGAWYVSAGQGMGEVLLMANERQAYTLADRGTYIAFKQKQDLTITNEGDPALFNPYTISAVNPAKQPHARYIEAMELIAWITAPDGQRAIAGFTMDGQVLFHPTAVPPGAAP; from the coding sequence ATGGTCACGCGACGCATCCTTTCCGGACTCTCAATCTCGGCAGCGCTCTCCGTCCTGCTCAGCGTCACCGCCGCATCGGCGCAAGAGCATGTGCGACTGTCGACGACCACCAGCACGGAGAACTCCGGACTGCTCGCGGCGATCTTGCCGACATTCGAGCAACGCTTTCATCTCAAGGTCGACGTCATCGCCGTCGGTAGCGGCAAGGCGTTGAAGCTTGCCGAGAACGGCGATGTCGATGTCGTGCTTTCGCATGCGCCAGAATTGGAAGACGCGTTCGTCAAGGCCGGCTTCGGCGTCAATCGCCGCGAGGTCATGTACAACGACTTCATCATCGTCGGCCCACCGAGCGATCCGGCAAAGCTGCGCGGCAGCAGCGGCGCGGTCGATGCGTTCAAGCAGATCGCCGCCGCGCAGGCGACCTTCATCTCGCGCGGTGACGAGTCCGGCACGCATCAAAAGGAAAAGGATCTGTGGAAGGCGGTCGGGATCATCCCGAGCGGAGCGTGGTACGTCTCCGCAGGGCAAGGCATGGGCGAGGTGTTGCTGATGGCGAACGAACGTCAAGCCTATACGCTCGCCGATCGCGGAACCTACATCGCCTTCAAGCAGAAGCAGGATCTCACGATCACCAATGAGGGGGATCCCGCCCTGTTCAATCCGTACACCATCAGCGCTGTGAATCCGGCGAAACAACCGCATGCGAGATACATCGAGGCGATGGAACTGATCGCTTGGATCACAGCGCCCGATGGGCAGCGGGCGATCGCCGGTTTCACGATGGATGGCCAAGTGCTATTTCACCCCACTGCGGTGCCGCCAGGCGCCGCGCCTTAG
- a CDS encoding ABC transporter permease, whose protein sequence is MALGDALSGALRLLLTLDTHVWSAVIVSLRVSLLATVLSVLIGLPIGFLVAARQFSGRRVIEILLNTATALPTVVVGLLVYALLSRRGLLGPLGLLYTQSAMVIGETILVAPLMAALTVAVVSGADPRIEETALTLGASRFGAAISVFVETQRGLLAAITTSFGRLISELGIALMVGGNILDSTRTMTTTIALETSKGDLALGFALGLILLSVALAVNGAVAVLTPSRA, encoded by the coding sequence GTGGCGTTAGGCGACGCGCTGAGCGGCGCGCTGCGACTGCTGCTCACACTGGACACGCACGTATGGTCCGCAGTGATCGTCTCGTTGCGCGTGTCGCTGCTGGCGACTGTGCTCTCAGTGTTGATCGGCTTGCCGATTGGCTTTCTTGTCGCAGCGCGCCAATTCAGCGGCCGGCGCGTCATCGAGATCCTGCTGAATACCGCGACGGCACTGCCAACCGTGGTGGTGGGCCTCCTGGTCTACGCCCTGCTCTCTCGTCGCGGCCTGCTCGGGCCGCTCGGGTTGCTCTACACCCAATCCGCCATGGTCATCGGCGAGACTATTCTCGTCGCGCCGTTGATGGCCGCGCTGACGGTCGCCGTGGTCAGCGGCGCCGACCCACGCATTGAGGAGACCGCGTTGACGCTCGGCGCGTCGCGTTTCGGCGCGGCGATCAGCGTGTTCGTCGAAACGCAGCGGGGATTGCTCGCGGCGATCACGACCAGTTTCGGGCGATTGATCTCGGAGCTCGGCATCGCCCTGATGGTCGGCGGCAACATCCTCGACAGCACCCGCACCATGACAACCACGATCGCCCTGGAAACCAGCAAGGGCGACTTGGCGCTCGGCTTCGCGCTCGGACTGATCCTGCTTAGTGTGGCGCTGGCGGTGAACGGCGCAGTCGCGGTATTGACTCCGAGTCGTGCCTGA
- a CDS encoding ATP-binding cassette domain-containing protein: MPEPLYGLRDVTLEYGSRRVLDIATLDFARGGVTALVGPNGAGKSTLLRILAFLLPPTRGTITFDGARIDNRDTAFGAARRRVTLVAQSPFIFHRSVRANVAYGLRARGVRNDERAMAALAAVGLGDFADLPAWKLSGGEAQRVAVARALAIDPPVYLFDEPTANVDREHVAIIETVIAQLAAAGKTVILTTHDLDQAHRLSDTVLSVVAGHVTAAPLLNVLRGVTTRHNGESYFDSDGLHIEIATDTAPQVIAIDPEDILISREPLHSSARNHAAGAILKVERDGASVLVTVDCGIATPMIARITQHSYTDLGLNLGMRVWLTFKSSAIHILDM, translated from the coding sequence GTGCCTGAACCGCTCTATGGCCTCCGCGATGTAACCCTCGAGTACGGCTCACGCCGCGTACTCGACATCGCTACGTTGGATTTCGCGCGCGGCGGCGTCACCGCATTGGTCGGACCCAACGGCGCCGGCAAGAGCACGCTGCTGCGCATCCTGGCGTTTCTACTTCCGCCGACACGTGGCACGATCACCTTTGATGGCGCACGCATCGACAACCGCGACACCGCGTTCGGGGCGGCGCGCCGGCGCGTCACACTCGTCGCTCAATCGCCGTTCATCTTCCATCGCTCGGTACGCGCCAACGTCGCCTACGGCCTGCGCGCGCGCGGAGTGCGCAACGACGAACGCGCCATGGCGGCCCTGGCGGCGGTCGGCCTCGGCGACTTCGCCGATCTTCCAGCTTGGAAACTCTCCGGCGGCGAGGCACAGCGTGTAGCGGTGGCGCGTGCCCTCGCCATCGATCCACCGGTGTACTTATTCGATGAACCGACCGCGAACGTCGATCGCGAACACGTTGCCATCATCGAGACAGTGATCGCGCAACTCGCCGCGGCCGGCAAGACGGTGATTCTCACGACGCACGATCTCGACCAGGCGCATCGCCTGAGCGACACCGTCCTGTCCGTGGTCGCGGGCCACGTCACCGCCGCTCCGTTGCTCAACGTGCTGCGCGGCGTCACTACCCGTCACAACGGCGAGTCGTACTTCGACAGCGATGGGTTGCACATCGAGATCGCCACTGACACCGCGCCTCAAGTGATTGCGATCGACCCCGAAGACATTCTGATCTCGCGCGAGCCGCTGCACTCGAGCGCGCGCAATCACGCGGCCGGGGCCATCCTGAAAGTCGAGCGCGACGGTGCCAGTGTGCTGGTCACCGTCGACTGCGGCATCGCCACCCCAATGATCGCCCGCATCACCCAGCACTCGTACACGGACCTCGGCCTCAACCTCGGCATGCGCGTGTGGTTGACGTTCAAGTCTTCCGCGATTCACATTCTCGACATGTAG
- a CDS encoding aldehyde dehydrogenase family protein produces the protein MNSYPNVIAGRLVNSPQQDDVINPALGKPFATCARGTSEQLNEAVTAAAEAFKTWRKDQAFRRQTLNECAAAIQEKAQDIGVVLSQEQGKPLAAAVGEVFGASIWFSYFANLRLEPEILQDDAEKRIQIVRKPLGVVAAITPWNFPVILMAWKLAPAFLAGNTVVAKPSPFTPLSSLLVGDILKDVLPPGVLSVIAGDGALGAELSGHPLVRKISFTGSVATGKKVMGYAVEDLKRVTLELGGNDPAIVLDDVDPNAVLDGLFWGAFQNSGQICSAIKRLYVHEKVYQPIVAGLIERARSVKVGNGMEPDTQLGPINNQMQLDKVIGMVNEAKKQGAKIEIGGERLDSPGYFYPPTIVTNAHAGMKLVDEEQFGTALPIIKYSNLDDAMEQANNTHYGLGASVWTGDAKRGEALVQEIESGTGWVNQHLDLGPSTPFGGCKWSGIGYENGKWGYQEFTELQVVNTKK, from the coding sequence ATGAACTCGTACCCGAACGTGATCGCTGGTCGCCTGGTGAACTCGCCGCAGCAAGACGACGTCATCAATCCCGCCCTCGGCAAGCCGTTTGCGACCTGTGCGCGCGGCACCAGCGAGCAGTTGAACGAGGCGGTCACCGCGGCCGCAGAGGCCTTCAAGACTTGGCGCAAGGATCAAGCCTTTCGGCGCCAAACGTTGAATGAGTGCGCCGCGGCGATTCAGGAAAAGGCGCAAGACATCGGCGTCGTGCTCTCGCAGGAGCAAGGCAAGCCGCTCGCCGCCGCTGTCGGCGAAGTCTTCGGTGCTTCGATCTGGTTCAGCTACTTCGCCAACCTGCGGCTCGAGCCGGAGATCCTTCAGGACGATGCCGAGAAGCGCATCCAGATCGTGCGCAAGCCGCTTGGCGTCGTCGCCGCCATCACGCCGTGGAACTTTCCGGTCATCTTGATGGCGTGGAAACTGGCACCCGCATTTCTGGCCGGCAATACGGTCGTGGCGAAGCCGTCGCCGTTCACGCCGCTCAGCTCGCTGCTCGTCGGCGATATTCTGAAGGACGTTCTGCCCCCGGGAGTTCTCAGCGTCATCGCCGGCGACGGCGCGCTTGGCGCCGAGTTGTCGGGGCATCCGCTTGTGCGCAAGATTTCGTTCACGGGCAGCGTCGCCACCGGCAAGAAGGTCATGGGCTACGCGGTGGAGGATCTGAAGCGCGTGACGCTGGAACTGGGCGGCAATGATCCCGCGATCGTCCTGGATGACGTTGATCCGAACGCGGTCCTCGACGGGCTCTTCTGGGGCGCGTTCCAGAACTCGGGACAGATCTGCAGTGCGATTAAGCGGCTCTACGTTCACGAGAAGGTCTACCAGCCGATCGTCGCCGGATTAATCGAGCGCGCACGCAGCGTGAAAGTCGGCAACGGCATGGAGCCGGACACTCAACTCGGTCCGATCAACAACCAGATGCAACTCGACAAGGTCATCGGCATGGTCAACGAGGCCAAGAAGCAAGGCGCGAAAATCGAAATCGGTGGAGAACGGCTGGACAGTCCTGGCTACTTCTATCCGCCCACCATCGTGACCAATGCGCACGCCGGTATGAAGCTGGTCGACGAAGAGCAATTCGGCACCGCACTGCCGATCATCAAGTACAGCAATCTGGACGACGCCATGGAACAGGCGAACAACACCCACTACGGCCTCGGCGCGTCGGTGTGGACGGGCGATGCGAAGCGCGGGGAAGCGTTGGTTCAAGAGATCGAGTCGGGTACCGGTTGGGTCAACCAGCACTTGGACTTGGGGCCCTCCACGCCGTTCGGTGGCTGTAAGTGGAGTGGCATCGGTTACGAAAACGGCAAGTGGGGCTACCAGGAGTTCACCGAACTACAAGTCGTCAACACCAAGAAGTAG
- a CDS encoding TOBE domain-containing protein, with amino-acid sequence MELSARNQLKGTVTKVTIGNVMAEVHVQIGGNELVSVITRGSVERLAIKVGDAVTAIVKATEVMLGK; translated from the coding sequence ATGGAACTTAGCGCTCGCAATCAACTCAAAGGCACGGTCACCAAAGTCACGATCGGCAACGTGATGGCTGAAGTACACGTGCAGATCGGTGGCAATGAACTTGTGTCGGTCATTACGCGTGGCTCGGTCGAGCGCCTCGCGATCAAGGTCGGCGATGCGGTTACCGCAATCGTCAAAGCGACCGAGGTCATGCTCGGGAAGTAG
- a CDS encoding substrate-binding domain-containing protein produces MKLNGRHLPRLEARNRVFLTRKGQPVLGERHLEILEALREVGSLNAAAKRLRISYRDAWGKIRQAEAALGVKLISTQTGGRSGGGSRLTPTGEDLITRLRVFHSEQRHAVARSATHFFGGAAAVSRASADTLRFATTTSVVDSGLLPLLLPPFMRRFGIAVDVLPVGSGAALRLAHSGRADIVLAHAPEAEARAVSHGDVLNRRPVMTNDFVVVGPRDDPAAVRGARGVRVALQRIATTRAPFLSRNDGSGTHQRERALLRAAGITPGPWFRRARSGMADVLRRASREGAYLLADRSTVVALADSLALDILFAGDACLMNAYSVLATNPDHHPQTRYVEAMALIGWFTSPAVQELIATYRVGGHAVARPAAATSRA; encoded by the coding sequence GTGAAACTCAATGGGCGTCATCTCCCGCGTCTCGAAGCGCGCAACCGCGTGTTCCTGACCCGCAAAGGTCAGCCGGTGTTGGGTGAACGCCATCTGGAGATTCTCGAAGCCCTGCGCGAGGTCGGCTCCCTCAACGCGGCAGCGAAGCGACTGCGCATCTCGTATCGCGATGCTTGGGGAAAAATCCGCCAAGCCGAAGCCGCCCTCGGGGTAAAACTGATCAGTACACAAACCGGCGGTCGCAGCGGCGGGGGCAGCCGGTTGACCCCCACAGGGGAGGATCTGATCACGCGCTTGCGCGTGTTTCATTCCGAGCAGCGGCACGCGGTCGCGCGCTCCGCAACGCATTTCTTCGGTGGGGCGGCTGCGGTGTCGCGCGCGTCAGCGGACACCTTGCGATTCGCCACCACCACCAGCGTGGTCGACAGCGGGCTGCTGCCGTTGCTGCTGCCGCCGTTCATGCGCCGATTCGGGATCGCTGTCGACGTGCTGCCGGTGGGCAGTGGCGCGGCGCTGCGGTTGGCGCATAGCGGTCGTGCCGACATCGTGCTGGCGCACGCTCCAGAAGCCGAAGCGCGGGCCGTCAGTCACGGCGACGTGCTGAATCGACGGCCGGTGATGACCAACGACTTCGTCGTGGTCGGTCCGCGCGACGATCCCGCTGCCGTGCGCGGGGCGCGCGGCGTACGCGTTGCGTTGCAGCGCATCGCCACCACGAGGGCTCCGTTTCTGTCGCGCAATGACGGCTCCGGTACCCACCAGCGTGAGCGCGCGTTGCTGCGCGCCGCTGGCATCACGCCTGGCCCGTGGTTCCGACGCGCGCGGTCGGGCATGGCCGATGTGCTGCGGCGCGCCAGCCGGGAAGGAGCGTATCTGCTGGCGGATCGCAGTACGGTGGTTGCGCTCGCGGATTCGCTCGCGCTCGACATTCTGTTCGCTGGCGACGCCTGTCTGATGAACGCGTATTCCGTCCTCGCCACCAACCCCGATCATCACCCACAAACGCGCTACGTCGAAGCGATGGCATTGATCGGATGGTTCACGTCGCCGGCGGTACAAGAACTGATCGCCACCTACCGCGTCGGCGGTCACGCGGTGGCGCGCCCGGCTGCGGCTACTTCCCGAGCATGA
- a CDS encoding DUF2889 domain-containing protein — protein sequence MRLDVQGHPIHTRAFAVTLRQGNDGKLDVQGYVLDLRKRGFVPVAGDLQGTGIIHHMALDAIVDPASATIECITAQQFNVAFEPSVETLGVTRGEQCRDPIRAIEAIAGARLDAGFSRRLSAAIGGPRGCSHLLTLAHLLGSTAAWAIERDRTLHGAAAQRPIGQRMFRRDLIIDGFETPEANGTMALTIQLADLHFAPSATPVRPMDRFAADQEIRGVLTIGFPTFELSQIAVAERRRDAATFDASEWSDLDTAVAGLVGLRFGFGITAELLQRLGERAADRPLLDALLMVAPALIQCTAALSDSWPAAFKKSASLVGMGGLPNSCYMWRSDGALSRAREAEGGEPPRRP from the coding sequence ATGCGGCTCGACGTTCAAGGGCATCCGATTCACACTCGCGCCTTCGCGGTCACGTTGCGGCAGGGAAACGACGGCAAGCTCGACGTTCAAGGGTACGTGCTCGATCTGCGCAAGCGCGGCTTCGTGCCGGTGGCGGGCGATCTGCAAGGCACGGGGATCATCCATCATATGGCGCTCGATGCGATCGTTGATCCCGCGAGCGCCACGATCGAATGCATTACGGCCCAGCAGTTCAACGTCGCCTTCGAGCCGTCAGTGGAGACGCTGGGTGTGACCCGCGGCGAGCAATGCCGAGATCCGATCAGAGCCATCGAAGCGATTGCCGGCGCGCGGCTCGACGCCGGCTTCTCGCGCCGGCTGAGCGCGGCAATCGGCGGCCCGCGCGGCTGTTCGCATTTGCTGACGCTGGCGCATCTGCTGGGTTCAACCGCGGCGTGGGCGATCGAGCGCGATCGCACGCTACACGGCGCGGCAGCGCAACGCCCAATCGGTCAGCGCATGTTTCGCCGCGACTTGATCATCGACGGCTTCGAAACCCCAGAAGCCAACGGCACGATGGCGCTGACGATCCAACTCGCGGACTTGCACTTCGCTCCGTCCGCAACACCGGTGCGCCCAATGGACCGCTTCGCCGCTGATCAAGAAATTCGCGGCGTCCTGACGATCGGATTCCCGACCTTCGAGCTCAGCCAGATCGCCGTCGCCGAGCGCCGCCGTGACGCGGCGACGTTCGACGCCTCCGAGTGGAGCGACCTCGACACGGCGGTCGCCGGACTGGTCGGCCTGCGCTTCGGCTTCGGCATCACCGCCGAACTCCTGCAACGGCTGGGTGAACGCGCCGCCGATCGCCCGCTGCTCGACGCACTGCTGATGGTCGCGCCGGCGTTGATCCAGTGCACCGCCGCGTTGTCAGATAGCTGGCCCGCCGCGTTCAAGAAGAGCGCGTCGCTCGTCGGCATGGGCGGCCTACCCAACTCCTGTTACATGTGGCGGAGCGACGGTGCGCTGTCGCGCGCCCGTGAAGCCGAAGGCGGCGAGCCACCGCGTCGGCCGTGA
- a CDS encoding leucyl/phenylalanyl-tRNA--protein transferase has protein sequence MPVREFPDPRSANADGIVAVGGDLHPESLLLAYRQGIFPWPVEAVPLLWFCPAERSVLAFADLHIPRSLARARTHTTLRFTIDEAFAEVIRACAATPRPGQNGTWITTEVIAAYVRFHRLGHAHSVEAWQGARLVGGVYGVDVDGAFAAESMFYDEPNASKLALLHLIEHLQARRLDWLDTQVMTPHVARLGARLIPRDEFLDKLRGTRARGLHIFPRSGLERR, from the coding sequence ATGCCTGTCCGCGAGTTCCCAGACCCGCGCTCCGCCAACGCCGACGGCATCGTTGCGGTCGGTGGTGATCTGCATCCCGAATCGCTGTTGCTCGCGTATCGGCAAGGGATCTTTCCGTGGCCGGTGGAAGCAGTTCCGCTGCTGTGGTTCTGCCCGGCCGAGCGCAGCGTGTTGGCGTTCGCCGATCTGCACATTCCGCGCAGCTTGGCGCGGGCGCGCACGCACACAACGCTGCGCTTCACCATCGACGAGGCGTTTGCGGAGGTCATTCGCGCCTGCGCCGCCACGCCGCGACCGGGGCAGAACGGTACGTGGATCACGACTGAGGTCATCGCCGCGTACGTGCGATTTCACCGGCTGGGCCACGCCCACAGCGTCGAAGCCTGGCAGGGCGCACGGTTGGTCGGCGGCGTGTATGGCGTCGACGTCGACGGCGCGTTTGCCGCGGAGAGCATGTTCTACGACGAACCCAATGCGTCGAAACTGGCGCTGCTGCACCTCATCGAACACTTGCAAGCGCGCAGACTCGATTGGCTCGACACGCAGGTGATGACCCCGCATGTCGCGCGGCTGGGCGCGCGGTTGATCCCGCGCGACGAATTTCTCGACAAGCTGCGCGGCACGCGGGCGCGCGGCCTGCACATATTCCCTCGCTCCGGTTTGGAACGGCGATAG
- a CDS encoding glycosyltransferase, which translates to MQFHLLSFEGPDGYSRAGGIASRITGLSQALAEAGDETHLWFVGDPTLPGHEVRGTLHLHRWCQWLSAYHPNGVYDGEESKRDDYARSLPPFLLNEVLLGHLVKTGGPAVILAEEWQTVDALLHLDWLMTEAGVRSQVAILWNANNTFGFDRIDWARLTRAAVVTTVSRYMKHGMQRLGVDPLVIPNGLSAEALKPPERAAVVEFRARLRPRMVLAKVARWDPDKRWLLAIATVGELRRQGWRPLLIARGGVEAYGREVLRTAALAGLKVVERHAPEPGTRGLFQAIDQNSDADIVCLQSPVDPESRRVLFRGAAAVLANSGHEPFGLVGLETMAAGGVAVTGCSGEDYVIPGLNALVLETDDPREFVSLYHGLRTNPQQERAIRRAGQTTAQHFRWSEITRRTLLPRLRLLRYQQPTAAVA; encoded by the coding sequence ATGCAATTTCACCTACTCTCCTTCGAGGGGCCGGATGGCTACTCGCGCGCCGGCGGCATTGCCAGCCGCATCACCGGGTTGAGCCAAGCGCTGGCCGAGGCCGGCGACGAGACTCATCTGTGGTTCGTCGGCGATCCGACGCTGCCCGGTCATGAAGTACGCGGGACGCTGCACCTGCATCGCTGGTGCCAGTGGCTGAGTGCTTATCACCCGAACGGCGTCTACGACGGCGAAGAGAGCAAACGTGACGACTATGCACGTTCACTTCCGCCGTTCCTGCTCAACGAGGTACTGCTCGGTCATCTGGTGAAAACCGGCGGCCCGGCGGTCATCCTAGCCGAAGAGTGGCAAACCGTGGACGCGCTGCTGCATCTCGACTGGCTAATGACCGAGGCAGGGGTGCGGTCGCAGGTCGCGATCCTGTGGAACGCCAACAACACCTTCGGGTTCGATCGGATCGATTGGGCTCGCCTGACCCGGGCGGCGGTGGTCACCACCGTGAGTCGCTACATGAAGCACGGCATGCAGCGACTCGGGGTGGATCCGTTGGTGATCCCCAATGGGCTGTCGGCCGAGGCGCTGAAGCCGCCCGAGCGCGCCGCGGTTGTCGAGTTCCGCGCGCGGCTGCGCCCGCGCATGGTCTTGGCGAAGGTCGCACGCTGGGATCCGGACAAACGGTGGCTGCTGGCGATCGCGACGGTTGGCGAGTTGAGACGACAGGGTTGGAGGCCGCTGTTAATCGCTCGTGGTGGGGTGGAGGCGTACGGGCGCGAAGTGTTGCGCACGGCAGCGCTGGCGGGACTCAAGGTGGTAGAACGTCATGCGCCGGAACCCGGCACGCGTGGCTTGTTCCAAGCGATCGACCAAAACAGCGATGCCGACATCGTCTGTCTGCAGTCACCGGTGGATCCTGAAAGTCGCCGCGTCCTCTTCCGCGGCGCAGCCGCGGTGCTCGCCAACAGCGGCCATGAACCCTTCGGATTGGTCGGGCTCGAAACCATGGCGGCGGGCGGCGTCGCCGTCACCGGGTGCTCGGGTGAGGACTACGTGATTCCCGGCCTCAATGCGCTCGTGCTGGAAACTGACGACCCGCGCGAGTTCGTCAGCCTCTATCACGGCCTGCGCACCAACCCACAGCAGGAGCGAGCCATCCGCCGCGCCGGACAGACGACTGCGCAACACTTCCGGTGGTCGGAGATCACGCGCCGCACGCTGCTGCCGCGTCTCCGGCTGCTGCGCTACCAACAGCCTACCGCCGCCGTTGCGTGA
- the dnaX gene encoding DNA polymerase III subunit gamma/tau, whose translation MSYLVLARKYRPQVFADLIGQEHVTRTLGNAIRAGRVAHAFLFTGVRGVGKTTAARILAKALNCERGPTPEPCNACTNCKEIIAGNAVDVLEIDGASNTGVDDVRQIIDNVRYRAAKSRFKIYIIDEVHMLSNSAFNALLKTLEEPPDHVKFIFATTDPHKLPATVHSRCQRYDFKRVPLRLVVEQLQKLSTAEGVTISERSLYLIAREGEGSVRDALSLLDQVIAFNAEQLSDDDVVAALGIADRRLLFAVAEAIVRREPAAALERIAEIHRFGYDLRRFSRDLLEHLRNLAVYKVMPQVTELIADLPAEERSEIARQADAIGADDIERAFRIMLAADDEVAHSAYPKIVLEMTVIKLCTLAPLLPVEQVLDRIEAIDARLRGDATAARPAAARTAPLRVADLAAPMSRPVAPPPVAVPAGEDAEPAPAVVRDSAPPAGDWSQFIEFVRKEKVTLVHYIEHSHVARMTASMLEIAAPEGYYYDYLAHRDHLKLVEELAERFFGTPLRVMVTARRAAAAAPPVTDTADKPTRAQQTATVMAHPLVKAAVDILGGELHEVKTRPRVPREDS comes from the coding sequence ATGTCGTACTTGGTTCTCGCGCGGAAGTATCGCCCGCAGGTCTTCGCCGACCTGATCGGACAGGAACACGTCACCCGCACGCTCGGCAACGCCATTCGCGCCGGGCGCGTGGCCCATGCGTTTCTGTTCACCGGCGTGCGCGGTGTCGGCAAGACGACAGCCGCTCGCATCCTGGCCAAAGCGCTCAACTGCGAGCGCGGCCCGACCCCCGAGCCGTGTAACGCCTGCACCAATTGCAAGGAAATCATCGCCGGCAACGCGGTCGACGTGCTCGAAATCGACGGCGCCTCCAACACCGGCGTCGATGACGTGCGCCAGATCATCGACAACGTCCGCTACCGCGCCGCCAAGAGCCGCTTCAAGATCTACATCATCGACGAAGTCCACATGCTTTCCAACAGCGCCTTCAACGCGTTGCTGAAGACGCTCGAAGAACCGCCCGATCACGTCAAGTTCATCTTCGCCACCACCGATCCGCACAAGCTGCCGGCAACCGTGCACTCGCGCTGCCAGCGCTATGATTTCAAGCGCGTGCCGCTGCGGCTGGTGGTCGAACAGTTGCAGAAGCTCAGCACCGCCGAAGGCGTCACGATCAGTGAACGATCCCTCTACCTCATCGCTCGCGAGGGCGAGGGCAGCGTGCGCGATGCCCTCTCGCTGCTCGATCAAGTGATCGCCTTCAACGCCGAACAGCTCAGCGACGACGACGTGGTCGCGGCCCTCGGCATCGCCGATCGGCGTCTCTTGTTCGCCGTCGCCGAGGCGATCGTGCGGCGCGAGCCGGCGGCCGCGCTCGAACGCATCGCTGAAATTCATCGCTTCGGCTATGACCTGCGCCGCTTCTCTCGCGACTTGCTCGAACACCTGCGCAATCTCGCCGTCTACAAAGTCATGCCGCAGGTGACGGAATTGATCGCCGACTTGCCCGCCGAAGAACGCAGCGAGATCGCACGCCAGGCGGATGCCATCGGCGCTGACGACATCGAGCGCGCCTTCCGCATCATGCTGGCGGCCGACGACGAGGTCGCCCACAGCGCGTATCCCAAGATCGTGCTGGAGATGACGGTGATCAAGTTGTGTACGCTGGCGCCGCTCCTACCGGTCGAGCAGGTGCTCGATCGCATCGAAGCGATCGACGCGCGTCTGCGCGGCGACGCAACCGCAGCAAGGCCAGCCGCGGCGCGCACCGCACCGCTGCGCGTCGCTGACTTGGCGGCACCGATGTCGCGTCCCGTGGCACCGCCGCCGGTGGCGGTGCCCGCGGGCGAGGATGCCGAGCCCGCTCCGGCGGTCGTCCGCGACAGCGCCCCGCCGGCTGGCGACTGGAGTCAGTTCATCGAGTTCGTGCGCAAGGAGAAGGTCACGCTGGTGCACTACATCGAGCATTCGCATGTCGCGCGGATGACCGCGAGCATGCTCGAAATCGCGGCGCCCGAGGGCTACTACTACGACTACCTTGCGCACCGCGACCATCTGAAACTAGTCGAAGAGCTGGCAGAGCGATTTTTCGGTACACCACTGCGAGTCATGGTCACCGCGCGCCGCGCGGCCGCTGCCGCGCCCCCCGTGACCGACACTGCCGACAAGCCAACACGCGCGCAGCAGACGGCTACGGTCATGGCGCATCCGCTGGTCAAAGCCGCGGTCGACATCCTCGGCGGCGAGTTGCACGAAGTGAAAACGCGCCCGCGCGTTCCGCGCGAGGACTCGTGA
- a CDS encoding YbaB/EbfC family nucleoid-associated protein, translating to MSKGIGDIMKQAQEMQGRLAQVQAEAATKTVDGSAGGGMVNVTVNGRLEVLSLRIDKQVAAGGDLEMLQDLIVAALNQAIRAAQKMMADEMTKITGGLKIPGLT from the coding sequence GTGAGTAAAGGCATCGGCGACATCATGAAGCAGGCGCAAGAGATGCAAGGGCGTCTGGCGCAAGTGCAAGCAGAGGCTGCGACCAAGACGGTGGACGGGTCGGCGGGTGGCGGCATGGTCAATGTCACCGTAAACGGCCGGCTGGAAGTGCTCAGCCTGCGCATCGACAAGCAAGTGGCGGCGGGTGGGGATCTTGAGATGTTGCAGGACCTGATCGTCGCCGCCCTGAACCAGGCCATCCGTGCCGCGCAGAAGATGATGGCCGACGAGATGACCAAGATCACCGGTGGCCTGAAGATCCCCGGCTTGACGTGA